From Vicia villosa cultivar HV-30 ecotype Madison, WI unplaced genomic scaffold, Vvil1.0 ctg.001540F_1_1, whole genome shotgun sequence, one genomic window encodes:
- the LOC131635740 gene encoding hydroxyisourate hydrolase-like isoform X2, with translation MEPQKYFTLVFLLFLNLSEWVFSTTDHNNNYSRSDFPVDFVFGSGTSAYQVEGAANEDGRTPSIWDTFAHAGFAQGGNGDVACDTYHKYKEDVQLMVETGLDAYRFSISWSRLIPNGRGPVNPKGLQYYNNLINELISNGIQPHVTLHNYDLPQALEDDYEGWLSRHVIKDFTNYADVCFREFGDRVKYWTTVNEPNIFVMGSYDQGITPPQRCSPPFCIIPSSKGNSTFEPYLAAHHILLAHSSAVRLYRRKYREQQHGFVGISFYTFGIVPQTNTEKDKAACERIRTFYFGWFMEPLLHGDYPSLMKVNAGARIPAFTTRESEQVKGSYDFIGIIHYSKFNVSDNSDALNIKLRDFSADSGAKLLAVQDILGDGEYPMAPWALQEVLETFKTLYGNPPMFIHENGVVKLSFKGFNNDLVNHS, from the exons ATGGAACCACAAAAATATTTTACTCttgttttccttttgtttctAAACTTGTCTGAATGGGTGTTTTCTACTACtgatcataataataattatagcaGAAGTGATTTTCCGGTTGATTTTGTTTTTGGTTCAGGAACTTCTGCTTATCAGGTGGAAGGAGCTGCTAATGAAGATGGAAGAACTCCTAGCATTTGGGATACTTTTGCTCATGCTG GTTTTGCACAGGGTGGAAATGGAGATGTAGCCTGCGACACGTACCATAAATACAAG GAAGATGTGCAGCTCATGGTTGAAACAGGCCTTGATGCTTATAGATTTTCCATTTCTTGGTCCAGATTGATACCAA ATGGTAGAGGACCCGTCAATCCCAAGGGACTGCAGTACTACAACAATCTCATCAATGAACTCATTAGCAATG GTATCCAACCACATGTCACACTACACAACTATGATCTTCCACAAGCACTTGAAGATGACTATGAAGGATGGCTTAGTCGTCATGTCAT AAAAGACTTCACAAACTATGCAGATGTGTGTTTTAGAGAGTTCGGCGATAGAGTCAAATATTGGACAACTGTAAACGAGCCCAATATCTTTGTCATGGGTAGTTATGATCAGGGAATTACCCCACCTCAACGATGCTCTCCTCCATTTTGTATTATACCGAGCTCTAAGGGAAACTCGACATTTGAACCGTACCTGGCTGCACATCATATTTTGTTAGCTCATTCTTCAGCGGTGAGATTGTATAGAAGAAAGTACAGG GAGCAACAACATGGATTTGTTGGTATCTCTTTCTATACATTTGGGATAGTTCCTCAGACAAATACAGAGAAAGACAAGGCAGCATGTGAACGAATCCGTACTTTTTATTTTGGTTG GTTTATGGAACCCTTGTTGCACGGAGACTATCCCAGTTTAATGAAGGTAAATGCTGGTGCCAGAATACCGGCATTCACAACTCGTGAATCTGAACAAGTTAAGGGTTCCTACGACTTTATAGGCATAATTCATTACAGCAAATTTAATGTATCAGACAATTCTGATGCTCTGAACATAAAACTCAGAGATTTCAGTGCAGACTCAGGTGCAAAACTACTTG CTGTGCAGGATATACTCGGAGACGGAGAG TATCCTATGGCACCGTGGGCTTTACAAGAAGTGCTGGAAACATTCAAGACCCTTTATGGCAATCCACCTATGTTCATTCATGAAAATG GAGTTGTAAAATTAAGCTTCAAGGGATTTAACAACGATTTGGTGAACCATTCATAA
- the LOC131635740 gene encoding hydroxyisourate hydrolase-like isoform X1 translates to MEPQKYFTLVFLLFLNLSEWVFSTTDHNNNYSRSDFPVDFVFGSGTSAYQVEGAANEDGRTPSIWDTFAHAGFAQGGNGDVACDTYHKYKEDVQLMVETGLDAYRFSISWSRLIPNGRGPVNPKGLQYYNNLINELISNGIQPHVTLHNYDLPQALEDDYEGWLSRHVIKDFTNYADVCFREFGDRVKYWTTVNEPNIFVMGSYDQGITPPQRCSPPFCIIPSSKGNSTFEPYLAAHHILLAHSSAVRLYRRKYREQQHGFVGISFYTFGIVPQTNTEKDKAACERIRTFYFGWFMEPLLHGDYPSLMKVNAGARIPAFTTRESEQVKGSYDFIGIIHYSKFNVSDNSDALNIKLRDFSADSGAKLLAVQDILGDGEYPMAPWALQEVLETFKTLYGNPPMFIHENGQRTASNASNASLHDVSRVEYLQAYIGSTLDSLRNGSNVKGYFVWSFMDAFELLDGYKSGFGLYSVDRNDPELRRYPKLSAKWYKQFLNGSRSSLVGAIELKDDSSLASLGYSFQ, encoded by the exons ATGGAACCACAAAAATATTTTACTCttgttttccttttgtttctAAACTTGTCTGAATGGGTGTTTTCTACTACtgatcataataataattatagcaGAAGTGATTTTCCGGTTGATTTTGTTTTTGGTTCAGGAACTTCTGCTTATCAGGTGGAAGGAGCTGCTAATGAAGATGGAAGAACTCCTAGCATTTGGGATACTTTTGCTCATGCTG GTTTTGCACAGGGTGGAAATGGAGATGTAGCCTGCGACACGTACCATAAATACAAG GAAGATGTGCAGCTCATGGTTGAAACAGGCCTTGATGCTTATAGATTTTCCATTTCTTGGTCCAGATTGATACCAA ATGGTAGAGGACCCGTCAATCCCAAGGGACTGCAGTACTACAACAATCTCATCAATGAACTCATTAGCAATG GTATCCAACCACATGTCACACTACACAACTATGATCTTCCACAAGCACTTGAAGATGACTATGAAGGATGGCTTAGTCGTCATGTCAT AAAAGACTTCACAAACTATGCAGATGTGTGTTTTAGAGAGTTCGGCGATAGAGTCAAATATTGGACAACTGTAAACGAGCCCAATATCTTTGTCATGGGTAGTTATGATCAGGGAATTACCCCACCTCAACGATGCTCTCCTCCATTTTGTATTATACCGAGCTCTAAGGGAAACTCGACATTTGAACCGTACCTGGCTGCACATCATATTTTGTTAGCTCATTCTTCAGCGGTGAGATTGTATAGAAGAAAGTACAGG GAGCAACAACATGGATTTGTTGGTATCTCTTTCTATACATTTGGGATAGTTCCTCAGACAAATACAGAGAAAGACAAGGCAGCATGTGAACGAATCCGTACTTTTTATTTTGGTTG GTTTATGGAACCCTTGTTGCACGGAGACTATCCCAGTTTAATGAAGGTAAATGCTGGTGCCAGAATACCGGCATTCACAACTCGTGAATCTGAACAAGTTAAGGGTTCCTACGACTTTATAGGCATAATTCATTACAGCAAATTTAATGTATCAGACAATTCTGATGCTCTGAACATAAAACTCAGAGATTTCAGTGCAGACTCAGGTGCAAAACTACTTG CTGTGCAGGATATACTCGGAGACGGAGAG TATCCTATGGCACCGTGGGCTTTACAAGAAGTGCTGGAAACATTCAAGACCCTTTATGGCAATCCACCTATGTTCATTCATGAAAATG GCCAACGGACAGCAAGCAATGCGAGCAATGCATCACTCCACGATGTATCAAGGGTGGAATACCTGCAAGCATACATTGGTAGCACGCTCGATTCCCTGAG AAATGGATCAAATGTAAAGGGGTATTTTGTATGGTCTTTCATGGATGCATTTGAGTTGTTGGATGGATATAAATCAGGCTTTGGATTATACTCTGTGGATAGGAATGATCCAGAGTTGAGAAGATACCCAAAGCTCTCCGCAAAATGGTATAAGCAATTTTTGAATGGCTCAAGATCCTCTCTAGTAGGTGCTATTGAACTCAAGGACGATTCGTCACTTGCTTCTCTTGGATATTCATTTCAGTAG